A region of Arabidopsis thaliana chromosome 5, partial sequence DNA encodes the following proteins:
- a CDS encoding uncharacterized protein (unknown protein; Has 1807 Blast hits to 1807 proteins in 277 species: Archae - 0; Bacteria - 0; Metazoa - 736; Fungi - 347; Plants - 385; Viruses - 0; Other Eukaryotes - 339 (source: NCBI BLink).): MMEKSNSRLKNLTGFAGTRSDEGESWLAKKLHCGDVMTVIWNEEKKNVGGRDSDGEAEGEGEAETFENSNL, encoded by the exons ATGATGGAAAAATCGAATTCGAGGTTAAAAAATCTCACCGGATTCGCTGGAACGAGATCTGACGAAG GGGAGAGTTGGTTGGCGAAGAAGCTACACTGCGGCGATGTAATGACGGTAATCTGGaacgaagagaagaagaatgtggGAGGGAGAGATAGTGACGGTGAAGCTGAAGGTGAAGGTGAAGCTGAGACATTTGAGAACTCAAATCTTTGA
- a CDS encoding RNA polymerase I-associated factor PAF67 (RNA polymerase I-associated factor PAF67; FUNCTIONS IN: molecular_function unknown; INVOLVED IN: biological_process unknown; LOCATED IN: plasma membrane, membrane; EXPRESSED IN: leaf; CONTAINS InterPro DOMAIN/s: RNA polymerase I-associated factor PAF67 (InterPro:IPR019382); BEST Arabidopsis thaliana protein match is: RNA polymerase I-associated factor PAF67 (TAIR:AT5G25757.1); Has 30201 Blast hits to 17322 proteins in 780 species: Archae - 12; Bacteria - 1396; Metazoa - 17338; Fungi - 3422; Plants - 5037; Viruses - 0; Other Eukaryotes - 2996 (source: NCBI BLink).) has translation MASSNEYEEGPGERESGYDPNMVPDSVKSFVSHMYRHIRDKNVYEIHQMCETSFQSISERLFKDTPWPSVEAIAPYVDNDHVFCLLYREMWFRHLYARLSPTLKQRIDSYDNYCSLFQVVLHGVVNMQLPNQWLWDMVDEFVYQFQSFCQFRAKLKNKTEEEIALLRQHDKAWNVYGVLNFLQALVEKSCIIQILEHDKDGLEFTETDGYDFSGGSNVLKVLGYFSMVGLLRVHCLLGDYHTALKWLQPIDITQPGVYTSVIGCHIATIYHYGFATLMLRRYVDAVREFNKILLYIFKTKQYHQKSPQYEQLLKKNEQMYALLALSLSLCPQTKLVDESVNSQLRDKYGEKMMRMLRSDDEAFGIYDELFSYACPKFITPSAPPTFEEPLVNYNQDAYRLQLKMFLYEVKQQQLLSGVRTFLKVYSSISLAKLANYMEVDEPTLRTILLTYKHKTHSVDSDGRIISNADIDFFINNDMIYVVESKPAKRYGDFFLRQIAKLEGVINDMDRVKLE, from the exons ATGGCGAGCAGCAATGAGTACGAGGAAGGTCCAGGGGAGAGGGAGAGTGGGTACGACCCGAATATGGTGCCGGATTCGGTGAAATCGTTCGTGTCACACATGTACAGACACATAAGGGACAAGAACGTGTACGAGATCCACCAGATGTGTGAGACATCGTTCCAGAGCATATCGGAGCGTCTGTTCAAGGACACGCCGTGGCCAAGTGTGGAAGCGATTGCTCCTTACGTAGACAACGACCATGTGTTCTGTCTTCTGTACCGTGAGATGTGGTTTCGACATTTGTATGCGAGGTTGTCTCCGACGTTGAAGCAGAGGATTGATTCTTATGACAACTATTGCAGCCTCTTTCAG GTTGTGTTGCACGGCGTAGTGAATATGCAGTTGCCGAACCAGTGGTTGTGGGATATGGTGGATGAGTTTGTCTACCAGTTCCAAAGTTTCTGTCAATTCAGAGCAAAgctcaagaacaaaacagaggaggagaTTGCATTGCTCAGACAGCACGATAAGGCCTGGAATGTCTATGGCGTGCTCAACTTCTTGCAAGCACTTGTGGAGAAGTCTTGTATCATCCAGATCCTTGAGCATGACAAGGATGGCCTTGAGTTCACTGAGACTGATGGCTACGATTTCAGCGGTGGCAGCAACGTCTTGAAGGTCCTCGGTTACTTCAGCATGGTCGGTCTCTTGCGTGTTCACTGCCTCCTCGGTGACTACCACACTGCTCTCAAATGGTTGCAGCCCATTGACATCACTCAGCCAGGTGTTTACACCAGTGTCATTGGTTGCCATATCGCTACTATCTACCACTATGGATTTGCCACCCTTATGTTGCGGAGGTATGTCGATGCTGTTCGTGAGTTCAACAAGATTCTCCTCTACATTTTCAAGACTAAGCAGTACCATCAAAAGTCACCTCAGTACGAGCAATTACTCAAGAAGAATGAGCAGATGTACGCTTTGCTTgctctctccctctccctctGCCCTCAAACTAAACTCGTTGACGAGTCTGTCAACTCTCAGCTGCGAGACAAGTATGGTGAAAAGATGATGAGGATGCTGAGGTCTGACGACGAGGCCTTTGGTATTTATGATGAGCTCTTCTCTTACGCATGCCCCAAGTTTATCACCCCTTCCGCACCACCAACTTTCGAGGAACCTCTTGTCAATTACAATCAGGATGCATACAGGCTTCAGCTGAAGATGTTCCTTTACGAGGTAAAGCAGCAGCAGCTCTTGTCGGGAGTGCGGACTTTCCTGAAAGTCTACTCCTCCATTTCTCTTGCTAAGCTCGCAAACTACATGGAAGTTGATGAGCCCACTCTAAG GACCATATTGTTAACATACAAGCACAAGACCCATTCAGTTGATTCCGATGGTAGGATCATCTCCAATGCAGACAttgatttcttcatcaacaac GACATGATCTACGTTGTCGAATCAAAACCCGCAAAACGTTATGGTGATTTCTTCTTGCGGCAGATTGCCAAG CTTGAAGGTGTGATCAACGACATGGATCGTGTCAAGCTGGAATGA